The following proteins are co-located in the Granulicella pectinivorans genome:
- a CDS encoding S1 RNA-binding domain-containing protein, which translates to MSDEKMEELEPATVGATEENESFGDIYKEFEKANQRREGDDGKQIRATVVKVTDESVFLDIGYKTEGVLPVAALAGKTVEPGDTLQVSSKGRNEEGYYDVSLLRVAVPKDWSSLTKAFEEGTPVTGTVTGVVKGGLTVDVGVRAFMPASRSGVRDAAEMEKLVGTQVVVKLTKVDEADEDVVVDRRSVLEAEEKSTKERRFGEVNEGDVVTGTVRSLADYGAFVELGGVDGLLHISDISWQRVANPSDVLTVGDQIQVKVLKVDAASKRIGLGMKQLLPHPWDGIEDRLKVGDRLQGTVTRATDFGGFVEVEPGVEGMVHVSEMSWAKKVRKASDVLKAGDSVSVIVLGISVPEKRMALGLKQALGDPWEEVAAKFPAGSTIEGKVSSFTTFGAFVTVEEGVEGMIHISEIVADKRLNHPSDALRVGQVVKAKVLEIDRERRQMKLSMKQLIPTGLDEFVDEHAVGDVVSGRIVEIKDGVALVELGEGIRVKCAMAAAAVEEIQPTVTQSLDLSALTTMLSAQWKGSAPSKTKKSDAPQAGQMRSFRLTGLDKEKKSIDLEAVAS; encoded by the coding sequence ATGAGTGACGAAAAGATGGAAGAGTTGGAGCCGGCAACGGTTGGCGCGACGGAAGAGAACGAGTCGTTCGGGGACATCTACAAAGAGTTCGAGAAGGCCAATCAGCGCCGCGAGGGCGATGACGGGAAGCAGATTCGCGCGACCGTTGTGAAGGTGACTGACGAGTCTGTTTTTCTCGACATCGGCTACAAGACCGAAGGCGTTCTGCCGGTTGCAGCGCTGGCGGGAAAGACAGTGGAGCCGGGGGATACGCTCCAGGTCTCGTCGAAGGGCCGCAACGAAGAGGGTTACTACGACGTCTCGTTGCTGCGGGTTGCAGTGCCGAAGGACTGGTCGTCGCTGACCAAGGCCTTTGAAGAGGGCACCCCGGTTACGGGCACCGTGACGGGCGTCGTGAAGGGCGGGTTGACCGTTGATGTGGGCGTGCGGGCGTTTATGCCTGCCTCGCGCTCCGGCGTTCGCGATGCGGCGGAGATGGAGAAGCTGGTCGGGACGCAGGTTGTGGTCAAGCTGACCAAGGTGGATGAGGCGGACGAGGATGTGGTCGTCGACCGCCGCTCCGTTCTCGAGGCCGAAGAGAAGAGCACGAAGGAGCGCCGCTTCGGCGAGGTGAATGAGGGCGATGTGGTCACAGGGACCGTGCGCAGCCTTGCGGATTATGGAGCGTTCGTGGAACTGGGCGGCGTCGATGGACTGCTGCACATCTCGGACATCTCCTGGCAGCGGGTCGCGAATCCGTCGGATGTGCTGACGGTTGGCGATCAGATCCAGGTGAAGGTGCTGAAGGTCGATGCGGCTTCGAAGCGGATCGGGCTGGGGATGAAGCAGCTTCTGCCGCATCCCTGGGATGGGATTGAGGACCGCCTGAAGGTTGGCGATCGTCTGCAGGGAACTGTGACGCGTGCGACCGACTTTGGCGGGTTCGTTGAAGTGGAGCCTGGTGTCGAGGGCATGGTTCACGTGTCGGAGATGAGCTGGGCCAAGAAGGTGCGCAAGGCCAGCGATGTGCTGAAGGCCGGCGATTCGGTCTCGGTGATCGTGCTCGGGATCTCGGTTCCGGAGAAGCGGATGGCGCTTGGGCTGAAGCAGGCTCTGGGCGATCCGTGGGAAGAGGTTGCCGCGAAGTTTCCGGCGGGTTCGACGATCGAGGGCAAGGTTTCGAGTTTTACGACCTTCGGTGCTTTTGTGACGGTGGAGGAGGGTGTGGAGGGGATGATTCACATCTCCGAGATCGTCGCGGACAAGCGGCTGAATCATCCCTCTGACGCTCTGCGCGTTGGACAGGTGGTGAAGGCCAAGGTGCTCGAGATCGACCGCGAGCGGAGGCAGATGAAGCTGAGCATGAAGCAGCTGATCCCGACCGGACTCGATGAGTTCGTCGACGAGCATGCGGTGGGCGATGTCGTCTCCGGCCGCATCGTCGAGATCAAGGACGGCGTGGCTCTGGTGGAGCTTGGCGAAGGCATCCGCGTGAAGTGCGCGATGGCCGCGGCGGCGGTCGAAGAGATTCAGCCCACGGTGACGCAATCGCTCGATCTTTCGGCGCTGACGACGATGCTGTCGGCGCAGTGGAAGGGCTCGGCTCCTTCGAAGACGAAGAAGTCGGACGCTCCGCAGGCTGGGCAGATGAGGAGCTTCCGGCTGACCGGGCTCGACAAGGAGAAGAAGTCGATCGATCTGGAGGCGGTGGCCTCGTAG
- a CDS encoding TonB-dependent receptor translates to MRRPLIFGSLRLGVMLAVSGMALGQDRHVSVTVVDAAGLPVAGASVVAGGPPVSTNGAGMATVSVAAGGRIRAFEPGMDSGAVVVSGDTMRLVLRTAGVAEAVTVAATRSAGVVGEHAETIDVVSGPELRSFPALTLDESLRQHAGFELYRRAGSRVANPTSEGISLRGLGSTAVSRTLVLEDGVPVNDPFGGWIHWDETAPQAISAVTIATGGGSDLYGSSALGGVIDLVAARPTESLGDFWASGGGQATSDVSGRLDRGGKLWLGTVAGEGFRTAGYTPTDPAIAGPVDVPANSHFQNGHVEVDRRIGPDGRAFLMGNGLNEARGNGTVLTNNATRLWRYVGGDDWALNDTVSGRFRAFGSEQGYRQSFSSIPASRLTESLTRQQRVRVQEMGLSTDAAAHFGPFAVVGGADVRDIRAKDVETPITAGKVTSIQDTTARQRFVGGFGELLYGHGGWSGAASVRVDHAANLDTVQKVNGVGTPLTDRAEVVANPRVGVVRRLNRLVSLKAAGFRAFRAPTMNELYRTGQVGQQVTQPNTGLLSERATGWEAGANVGSEGDRFSGSATYFWTEINRPVSAVLVSGNTYKRQNLGQLRSQGVELRGMVRVMRGVTGTVGYQFADAVVTKFSAQPALVGNKLPEVPQNAVTAQLRVATGRLGSFTFAVRRSGTIFDDSANTLILRGFFQADVYGERRVVKNLVAFGAVQNLFNQRADASRTPQLTLGSGIVAVGGVKVNWGGR, encoded by the coding sequence ATGCGGAGACCTTTGATTTTTGGATCGCTTCGACTTGGTGTGATGCTCGCCGTGAGCGGGATGGCTCTTGGGCAGGACAGGCACGTATCGGTGACGGTTGTGGATGCGGCAGGGCTGCCGGTGGCGGGGGCTTCGGTGGTGGCGGGGGGACCTCCGGTTTCTACCAATGGAGCCGGGATGGCGACCGTGTCGGTGGCAGCGGGTGGACGGATTCGGGCGTTTGAGCCGGGGATGGACTCGGGTGCGGTGGTTGTCTCGGGCGATACGATGCGGCTGGTGCTGCGGACAGCCGGTGTGGCGGAGGCGGTGACCGTAGCGGCAACGCGATCGGCGGGGGTAGTTGGCGAACATGCCGAGACGATCGACGTGGTGAGCGGGCCGGAGCTACGGTCGTTTCCGGCGTTGACGCTCGATGAGAGTCTGCGGCAGCACGCTGGGTTTGAGCTTTACCGGAGGGCGGGTTCGCGGGTGGCGAACCCAACGAGCGAGGGAATCTCGCTGCGCGGGCTGGGCTCGACGGCTGTTTCGCGGACGCTGGTATTGGAGGATGGGGTGCCGGTGAACGATCCGTTCGGTGGGTGGATTCACTGGGACGAGACGGCCCCGCAGGCGATCTCGGCGGTGACCATCGCGACGGGTGGCGGTTCGGATCTGTACGGATCGAGCGCGCTGGGGGGCGTGATCGATCTTGTGGCGGCCCGGCCGACGGAGTCGCTGGGGGATTTTTGGGCCAGCGGTGGAGGGCAGGCTACCTCGGATGTGAGCGGTCGGCTGGATCGGGGAGGGAAGCTGTGGCTGGGGACGGTGGCGGGGGAGGGCTTCAGGACGGCAGGGTATACGCCGACCGATCCGGCAATTGCCGGGCCGGTGGATGTTCCGGCGAACTCGCACTTCCAGAACGGGCATGTGGAGGTCGACCGGCGGATCGGTCCCGACGGGCGGGCTTTCCTGATGGGAAACGGTCTGAATGAAGCTCGCGGGAATGGGACGGTTTTGACGAACAATGCGACGCGACTCTGGCGCTACGTCGGCGGGGACGACTGGGCTCTGAACGATACGGTGAGCGGACGTTTTCGGGCGTTTGGCAGTGAGCAGGGATATCGGCAGAGCTTTTCGTCGATTCCAGCGAGCCGGTTGACCGAGTCGCTGACGCGGCAGCAACGCGTGCGGGTGCAGGAGATGGGGCTTTCAACCGACGCGGCGGCGCATTTTGGTCCGTTCGCGGTGGTGGGCGGGGCGGACGTGCGGGATATTCGGGCGAAGGATGTCGAGACGCCGATTACGGCGGGCAAGGTCACATCGATCCAGGACACGACGGCGCGGCAGAGGTTTGTGGGCGGGTTTGGCGAGCTGCTGTATGGGCATGGCGGATGGTCGGGAGCGGCTTCGGTGCGCGTGGACCATGCGGCCAACCTGGATACGGTGCAGAAGGTGAACGGGGTGGGAACTCCGCTGACGGACCGGGCAGAGGTGGTGGCGAATCCGCGGGTAGGGGTGGTGCGGCGGTTGAATCGTCTGGTCTCGCTGAAGGCGGCTGGGTTCAGAGCGTTTCGAGCACCGACGATGAATGAGCTTTATCGGACTGGTCAGGTAGGGCAGCAGGTGACGCAGCCCAACACGGGGCTCTTGTCGGAGCGCGCCACGGGATGGGAGGCGGGTGCGAATGTGGGCTCGGAGGGGGACCGGTTCAGCGGAAGTGCGACCTATTTCTGGACCGAGATCAATCGTCCGGTTTCGGCTGTACTGGTTTCAGGAAACACGTATAAACGGCAGAATCTAGGGCAGTTGCGAAGCCAGGGTGTCGAGTTGCGTGGCATGGTTCGGGTGATGCGCGGGGTCACGGGAACGGTGGGATACCAGTTTGCGGACGCGGTGGTGACGAAGTTCTCCGCGCAGCCGGCGCTGGTGGGCAACAAACTGCCGGAGGTTCCGCAGAACGCTGTGACGGCTCAGTTGCGGGTGGCGACCGGACGGCTTGGAAGCTTTACATTCGCGGTGCGGCGGAGCGGGACGATCTTTGACGACAGCGCCAACACGCTGATTCTGCGTGGGTTCTTTCAGGCTGATGTGTACGGGGAGAGGCGAGTCGTGAAGAACCTGGTGGCCTTTGGGGCGGTGCAGAATCTGTTCAACCAGAGGGCGGATGCTTCTCGGACGCCACAACTGACGCTGGGGAGCGGGATTGTCGCGGTGGGTGGGGTGAAGGTGAACTGGGGCGGGCGTTAG
- a CDS encoding aldo/keto reductase, with protein MERRDFLKTATAATVAAATGSSASASAPVTRPEIPGMIYRNLGTTGERVSAIGLGGFHIGKQPDPADSIRLIRTAIDRGITFMDNCWDYNDGISEVRMGQALRDGYRAKVFLMTKIDGRTKVEYNKQLEQSMGRLQTDVIDLVQFHEIIRMEDPDRIFAEDGAIHAALEARQAGKIRYIGFTGHKDPAVHLRMLEMAVKHNVHFDTVQMPINVMDAHFRSFTHEVMPVALKQGICVLAMKTFGDNFILKSNTVQPIEALHYGLSLPVSVVITGIDKPEILDQALEAARTFKPLSSTQVANLLARTKDAASEGKFELFKTTPHFDGTAANPKWLG; from the coding sequence ATGGAACGCAGAGATTTTCTCAAGACCGCCACCGCCGCCACGGTCGCCGCCGCCACCGGATCCTCCGCCTCAGCCTCCGCGCCGGTCACGCGCCCCGAGATCCCCGGCATGATCTACCGCAACCTCGGCACCACCGGCGAGCGCGTTTCCGCCATCGGTCTCGGCGGCTTCCATATCGGCAAGCAGCCCGACCCCGCCGACTCCATCCGCCTCATCCGCACCGCCATCGACCGCGGCATCACCTTCATGGACAATTGCTGGGACTACAACGACGGCATCAGTGAGGTCCGCATGGGCCAGGCTCTCCGCGACGGCTATCGCGCGAAGGTCTTCCTCATGACCAAGATCGACGGCCGCACCAAGGTCGAGTACAACAAGCAGCTTGAGCAGTCCATGGGCCGCCTCCAGACCGACGTCATCGACCTCGTCCAGTTCCACGAGATCATCCGCATGGAAGACCCCGACCGCATCTTCGCCGAGGACGGAGCCATCCACGCCGCCCTCGAGGCCCGTCAGGCCGGCAAGATCCGCTACATCGGCTTCACCGGCCACAAGGATCCCGCCGTCCATCTCCGCATGCTCGAGATGGCCGTCAAGCACAACGTCCACTTCGACACCGTTCAGATGCCCATCAACGTCATGGACGCCCACTTCCGCTCCTTCACCCACGAGGTCATGCCGGTCGCTCTCAAGCAGGGTATCTGCGTCCTCGCCATGAAGACCTTCGGCGACAACTTCATTCTCAAGAGCAATACCGTCCAGCCCATCGAGGCCCTCCACTACGGCCTCTCGCTCCCCGTCTCGGTCGTTATCACTGGCATCGACAAGCCCGAGATCCTCGACCAGGCCCTCGAAGCTGCCCGCACCTTCAAGCCTCTCTCCTCCACCCAGGTCGCCAACCTGCTCGCACGCACCAAAGATGCTGCCAGCGAGGGCAAGTTCGAGCTCTTCAAGACAACGCCGCACTTCGACGGCACCGCCGCCAACCCCAAATGGCTCGGCTAG
- the larB gene encoding nickel pincer cofactor biosynthesis protein LarB translates to MTPKTLLELLAEVQRGALTPEDASARLANLPFEDIGHTRIDHHRALRNGLPEVIYAAGKTPQQVAEIFTRMAATGVDVLATRVSEAVAEAVLPSHPSATYHREARILSLRQSPAPAPVGHIAVLCAGTSDVSVAEEATLTAEAFNVRVTRLYDVGVAGLHRLLAVRDQLLEAQAVIVCAGMEGALPSVVGGLVRVPVLAVPTSVGYGASFAGAAALLGMLNSCSPNVSVVNIDNGFGAAYNATLIARASSRST, encoded by the coding sequence ATGACCCCGAAGACACTCCTCGAACTCCTCGCCGAAGTCCAACGCGGTGCCCTCACCCCCGAGGACGCCTCCGCACGTCTCGCCAATCTTCCCTTCGAAGACATCGGCCACACCCGCATCGACCACCACCGCGCCCTCCGCAACGGCCTGCCCGAGGTCATCTACGCCGCCGGCAAGACGCCCCAGCAGGTCGCCGAGATCTTCACCCGCATGGCTGCCACCGGCGTCGACGTTCTCGCCACCCGAGTCTCCGAGGCCGTCGCCGAAGCCGTCCTTCCCTCGCACCCGTCCGCCACGTACCACCGTGAGGCCCGCATCCTCAGCCTCCGACAGTCCCCCGCCCCCGCCCCGGTCGGACACATCGCCGTCCTCTGCGCCGGCACCAGCGACGTCTCCGTCGCCGAGGAGGCCACCCTCACCGCCGAGGCCTTCAACGTCCGCGTCACCCGTCTCTACGACGTCGGCGTAGCCGGCCTCCACCGCCTCCTCGCCGTCCGCGACCAGCTCCTCGAGGCCCAGGCGGTTATCGTCTGCGCCGGCATGGAGGGAGCCCTCCCCTCGGTCGTCGGCGGCCTGGTCCGCGTCCCCGTCCTCGCCGTGCCCACCTCCGTCGGCTATGGAGCCTCCTTCGCCGGAGCCGCAGCTCTCCTCGGCATGCTCAACTCCTGCTCGCCCAACGTCTCCGTCGTCAACATCGATAACGGCTTCGGCGCCGCCTACAACGCAACCCTCATCGCCCGGGCCTCCAGCCGATCCACGTAG